One Carya illinoinensis cultivar Pawnee chromosome 5, C.illinoinensisPawnee_v1, whole genome shotgun sequence genomic window, caatttaatttttgacaAAATGACTGGCTTGATCTATCTTAAAAGCATGTAGATAAGGCTTTAatgatcattaattaaaatacataaaaagtaATTCGCATagactaattttttatttaccctattgaatatatgaataatgttaaatacattTTTAGAATGTGTAAGGTCTGTGCactttctgtaaaaaaaaatgagatctattattaaaaaaaatatatatatatatttttatgtgagttccatatttattcatcttttttaaaataaaatacacggaATTTACAAACCTtaagactacaaatatcatttatcttaataagtatatataatgacttagaaaaatgatttttgcacTCATAAAGTGTGTAAGCACCGTacacttcttttgaaaaaaataataaaatatgagattcacatgaaaaaattaattttttaataatagaccatattctttttaaaaaaaatgcgcGATATTTACATAACACATtattatatttaagaatattacTTTGTATGCACCAAACAACAAAaacattttcaataaaatattctcACGCAATAACCAAACACCCCAGATGCATGTCTTTTTAGACGCAAGAAGGTTGTTAAGAACAATGCGTCACGTATgcttatcgaaaaaaaaaagaaaaaaaaaaacaatgcgtCATTAGTGATTTGTGATGTCATCTATGTCAGTAGATAATAAgaacaatattattaaacatgGGCATTTGGTCTAGTGGTATGATTCTCGCTTAGGGTGCGAGAGGTCCCGAGTTCAATTCTCGGAATGCCCCTCCGTCCTCTTTGTTTTGTCATTTAtatcaactatttttttattctttacacTTTGTACCTAGAAACGGTGGGTGCCGATTATTTACAAATGAGCATCAGCACTGTTCCTTCCATCTCATTCTCTCTCCAATCGTCAGAAAGATACCAGATTCTTGAATAATTCCTTGTCATCCCGTCAATTGGAATCGCTGTTTCGTACACGCACGCGCGCACACATATATACAAACGCACGCTTCTTCTCCAATAATTCCTTGGTTCTGGTCTTCTGTCGGTGTTTTCGCTctgatctttctttctttccttctttccaTGGAGAACAACGACAACAATCTCGACGTCAACAAACCGGACACCAACCACAACAACCGCGATGGCCAAGAACATGAAGGCAACCCTAATCATGTGAATGTTGAGGGGATGCAACAACAACaggaacatgaagaagaagaagagggaagTGAATCCGACTTGGAACCTCAGCCACCTCAGCCCTCCAGAACCCCCTTTACTAATCTCAGTCAGGTCGATGCTGACCTCGCTCTCGCTCGTGCCCTTCAAGAACAGGTGCCCTCCTttcccttcccttcccttccctCCGGAAATCCCCCTTTATTAATCTCAGTAGGTTAGGTTGTATGTGAAACACCGGATTAGAAAATTAGTTTGAGACATCTGCGGTGGTTGGGCGAATGCGGAGCtttgtctatttatttttaggtGGTTTTCTCCGTTTTCTCGTAAATCAAACACATCTTAAgacaaaatatgttatattctactactttcttttttgctcGGTTTCGGTTTTTCTTTGTTGCCAATTAATCCCAACTCGGAAGTTGTTCCTGTTGAATGTAATGACCATTTTAGgtactgtttggttgctgagagaACTTCGGGATGCAATGTTAGCATTTTTGTGTTTTAGTTCCTGACTGTTGTAACGCTTGAAAACCCAATCAAATCCAATTTTTTGACACTAATGTAACTATTTCGCTATCAACacagaaatcttttttttttttttttgttttttttggggggggggggggggggggggggtggtgtaTATTATCTCCCTGTTGATTACTTGTCTCtccaatttcatttttctttttttcataagtTTGTCGCTCTAACTTTTACTGAGAAGTGAGTGGTCTCGATTGCTTTTTGATGAATTTTCATATGCTTGTTGTTTCATTGGTGTGGTTGGGTTATGGATTAGGAAAGGGCATATATGATGCTGCGAATGAATAATGAAGGGAGTGATTATGGAAGTTGGGAAGGCGGAAGCTATGTGCTTGATGATGACAGTGATGGggacgatgatgatgatgacgaggAGGATGGTGAGGAGAGATATGATGGAAGcaatgttgatgatgatgaggatgcTTTTGATGTGCATGCCCATGATGAGGCTGGAGAGAATAATAACCCCAGCATTGAATTTGATCCGGCTGCCTTTTCGAGTGACGAGGCCTATGCAAGAGCCCTACAGGATGCTGAAGACAGAGAAATGGCTGCTAGGTTGTTGGCCCTTGCAGGGATAAATGATGGTGAGTGTTCCTAGTGTTTTAGCCTAGcgctcattttttttctttttttcttttttattttttggcaccAGGAAAAAACAAACTCTGGAGTTTTAACTTTTTGCAATGGTTAGGGCTTCTAATAACTCTCCATGATTGCAGTGGAAGCTGAGGACATGGAGGATCATGGTGGTAACTCCCAGGTATCTATCTCAATAATAATGGAAGTAGAAAAGGCatcactttcttttattttcctttttattcacTGATAAACTGCAAGCGCATATATGCAAGTATTAATCTCACCCATCTACCTATAAGTACAGCCTAGTAATGTGTAAATCATGATCCTTTTCTGTTTATGATATGTTTCTCATATTTTTGAGGGTTGGATAGGAGCTGTCACAAATGTAGGATAGGATGGAAAATCAGATACTTTAGTCTAATGTCCATCTATTCATTATGTAAGAGATAGGTGATGGATTGAAATAATAAACCCAATTTAGAAATATATCAGCATTATTCCAGCATCAGAATGGTGAGAAGAGGGATGTTTCATAGAGCTGAAGTGATTCAATGAATGACAaatgtttttgcactcaaggcAGAATTCTGTTTGTATTATGGAATAGAGGTACATGAGTGAGATGGTTCAGGCCTTAACAATCAGTGAATCTATGCAGCCATGGATCAGGTAAAACCATAAACAGTCAAAACCGTCGTTCTTGTGTTGCAGGAGGTTGTGATGTTATTTTCGTTTTCTAAAGGTTGTGATATAATAAGTGACACTTCTGCTGTGAACCAGTTTGTAACCTGGTGCACTTGTGCCTAGACTGACCATTATTTGGCTTATTAAACTACAGCCTGAAAGTAAAAGCGGCATGTGTTTTCGGTAGATCATCATCTTCCGACTTTCCCTATCTCTTATTTCTAAAGAATTATGCTTTCCCTAGAATTGGATTACCTTCTGATGAGAACTCACTATATTGACAGCATAGAAGTTAATTCGAATTCACTTGTTAAGTCTCAAGGGAACAAACTTAGAGATAGATCTCTCAGTGTAGTTTAGAATAAAAGATGTCTAAAGATAACTAGTACaaacatattttattgaatCTAACAATTTTTTTACTCCTAGTGGAAACAGGGGCTTCTAAAAAGTTTAATGGTGATGAGACACGCCGTCTAGTTTATCTTAGTTGCAGCCGATGATGCATATTGTGTAGTAGATTGAGGAACATGGGGTAAATTCATTTTCATCTAGATAATCTGACACACCAGAATGTGGTCATAAAAAGGTCAAATGGAGGTTATTGAATAGTTGGAAAGTCTAGGATCAATATTCTGAATCTTTGCTGGGTCTTGATGGATGATGGATAACGGTATTCAGGCTAAGTCTAGCCTGTGATGGCTGCGAAAATTTGTTATGGTGACGAATGCCATATAGTTATTTGCTGGAACTTTGCTGGGTTTTGATGCTCCACTTGCAAACATGTTGACTTtgaatgttttgagattaagaTGTCAAATGCATTTCTGATGAGCTGATCAAATTTCTGATATGCTTGTCAGCATGCTTTCCCTAGTATTGTTGCTGTATATActgtaatttttatattttcttcagCTTCCCCACTTTTTTAGGTATCTTTGGTAACTTTTCtatatagaaatatattatTCCTTTATTTTATAGACTAAAATAGTATACCAAAGATAACAAGCTTTCTCTCTCATTGATCCGTAGGGAGTTAGTCAAGTTAAGGCATTTATGGTCAGATACTATTATTGCCTTACTTTTTATAGATTACAATTGTTTACAATAGAAAATTCCTTttatctttgaaaaataaaaaaaatgactcaTAGGAGTGAATTTTTAGAGCTGTTTGTTACCAATCGAAAGTAACCATCTAGTGCTGTTTGTTAATGTGATCTAAACAGGGATCTTACTCTGGGCTGGCAATGttgttaattttatatttcaataaTTCAATCAGTAGGTAGCAAGAAAATTATCTGACCCAGATCTGTTGAAAGAGTACTTAGTTATACATAAATCCCAATGCATAGTGAAGCATGCAAAATACTTCGATGTAC contains:
- the LOC122310545 gene encoding E3 ubiquitin ligase BIG BROTHER-related isoform X1 — protein: MENNDNNLDVNKPDTNHNNRDGQEHEGNPNHVNVEGMQQQQEHEEEEEGSESDLEPQPPQPSRTPFTNLSQVDADLALARALQEQERAYMMLRMNNEGSDYGSWEGGSYVLDDDSDGDDDDDDEEDGEERYDGSNVDDDEDAFDVHAHDEAGENNNPSIEFDPAAFSSDEAYARALQDAEDREMAARLLALAGINDVEAEDMEDHGGNSQDTWEEVDPDELSYEELIALGEVVGTESRGLSADTIASLPSVNYKSGSSQNGSNDSCVICRLDYEDGETLTVLSCKHSYHSECINNWLKINKLGATTVCLLQHDLPCECRSALFAVLRFP
- the LOC122310545 gene encoding E3 ubiquitin ligase BIG BROTHER-related isoform X3, whose amino-acid sequence is MENNDNNLDVNKPDTNHNNRDGQEHEGNPNHVNVEGMQQQQEHEEEEEGSESDLEPQPPQPSRTPFTNLSQVDADLALARALQEQERAYMMLRMNNEGSDYGSWEGGSYVLDDDSDGDDDDDDEEDGEERYDGSNVDDDEDAFDVHAHDEAGENNNPSIEFDPAAFSSDEAYARALQDAEDREMAARLLALAGINDVEAEDMEDHGGNSQDTWEEVDPDELSYEELIALGEVVGTESRGLSADTIASLPSVNYKSGSSQNGSNDSCVICRLDYEDGETLTVLSCKHSYHSECINNWLKINKEPRQSVCCNMTCPVNAGLPCLQC
- the LOC122310545 gene encoding E3 ubiquitin ligase BIG BROTHER-related isoform X2, translated to MENNDNNLDVNKPDTNHNNRDGQEHEGNPNHVNVEGMQQQQEHEEEEEGSESDLEPQPPQPSRTPFTNLSQVDADLALARALQEQERAYMMLRMNNEGSDYGSWEGGSYVLDDDSDGDDDDDDEEDGEERYDGSNVDDDEDAFDVHAHDEAGENNNPSIEFDPAAFSSDEAYARALQDAEDREMAARLLALAGINDVEAEDMEDHGGNSQDTWEEVDPDELSYEELIALGEVVGTESRGLSADTIASLPSVNYKSGSSQNGSNDSCVICRLDYEDGETLTVLSCKHSYHSECINNWLKINKVCPVCSAEVSITGNNLLESKTTRIG